GATAAGACAATAAGAGAAGATAGGCTTAAACTACTCATTTTTCTTTTCAGTATATAGATACCGCCAACCACATTTCTGGGTTGCTGTGTGACATTGACACATCATAGGCATCGATAGTAGGAATGTACAGGGTTTTAGATAGACAATGGGTGTTTCAGGTAGACAATGGGTTGATATTTGAACTGTAAAAAGGTCATGTAAGGTAATGGATTTCCTAGACAATGAAAGAGAAACCATATGAGATTAACAGGTGCAACTGAACCCATACATATCAGATTGAAAGGTGCAATTCTATCCATGCATATGAGGTTAGCAGGTATAATTGCTGAATAAAACAGCCTTTTTGTAAATTTTTCTGGTTTCACTTGCATAACTCACAATTGTTGAGCACAGCTCCACAAATATGCAGACTATATCTGGATAAAGAATGTCATGGCGGACTAGATACCTGGAGTGCAGAAGTTAATGTAGGGAACAGCACGGCAGATGCCGGGGCCCTCAGATACCTTCTTCATAAGTCCAGACTTCATATCAATAGTAAAGAGCCCACAATGCACTGCCACGAAAGCGACACAAACACTTTCTGCAAAGCCAACAAGACAATGCTCGAGGTCACACGAGTCAACAAGCGGGAACAGGTCCTTAAGATCAATGACTTTGCATAATGTCCATCCCTCAACATCATCACCCTCTCCCCTCGACCACAGGCATAGCTCATTGGATTTCTCCACCCTTGCGAATCCGAGACGACCATCCTCCAAAGTTGTGAGCTCAATTGGCACATAGTCTGTAAATATGGTATTGGTACGCACATATGGTAGCCTTATCACAGACATTTCTTGGGTGCCCAAATCACATTTAAGGATTCTTTCATAGCTACGCAGTGCGAAGAAGATTGTCTTCCCCACGAGGGCACTGTGCGCTGAGACGAAGTTGTCACCAGGGTGATCATCATAGGTCGGCTTGCTCCACGCACTGGACTCGGACGAGTAGATGCAAGAGAACATGTTGTTGGGAACCTTCCCATTCCCGACTGCAATGTCGTTGGTGCCCACGAGGACGACGATAAAGGGTCCACTGTGGCAGTTGAGGTGGTCGCACTCGCACACGCCGGTGGCAGCACAGAGCACCGTGGCTTTGATGCTCCTATTTCCTAATAATGGCGGTCTAGGCAGCTCCACCCGCTGGTCCGTGATTGGGTTCCAGACGATGTAACCCCTGTAGACGCTGCTGTGGAAGAGGACGCGGCCGTGGCGAGCATCCAAGGACCGCATTCCGCACAGGTCGGCATGAGGCGGGCGGAAGGAGGACGTGGGGACGAAGCGGGCGGAGGGGCTTTTGCCGTCCCAGATGCCATCGCACAGGAAGCCCAGCATGGGCTGCCTGGCGCAGTGGAGCTCCAGCCGCCTACGGCGGAAGGCCGGATTGGCGACGAGGCGGCACCAGCGCCTACAGGCGAGCGCGGCGCGGACGAGACTCGCGGGGTCGTCGGGAGGGACACGGAGGAGGACCTCCTCGATGAGCTCATCTGGCAAAGCCGGCGGCGCGCGTGACCGTGGCGGCGGCATGCTGCGGATCAGATCTGAGTTCGAGCTTTTGATTGGTCGGGCGACTTGTGGGAGACGTGCCTGCTGAGTGCTGACGTGGAGGTGGGAGGGACTGGAAGCCACGGAAGCTCACCTCTCTCTATTTATTCCTTTGCCGCTACTTGTCGTCCACGCTAGCTTttgttctattttttttttctatttctatacTATCTTACTGTTTGAGGGTACTAACATTGCAGACACCACCATGGTTTCTATGGCTATTTATTATCTCTATATTTATTAACATTTGCTGATGTGTCACGGTATTTATTgatgaaaaaagagaaaaaaaacaaaaaatcattTCTAAGGAAGAAACGGTGTCTTTGTTTCATTCGAAGCCCAAGAAACAACGCCCGTGCGCATTGGGGAAGACCACCTAGTTTCCATCCAGGCTCCCAGATCCGGTGCACCTTTGCTTTCCTCCCAATCAATCCCGCCATCCCTTCCTCGCGCGCGTCCCCTACCCCGTTCCTATGCGCACCCGAGCCATTTTCTGCACATGCTTCCCTCGCATGGCCCCGCAAACTCCCACACACCGTCAACCATGGGAGCTCGGGCGTGGTAGCCCAAAGTTGCTGCTCGCAGAGCTCGCGTCTGCCTTGCCTCGGTTCGTCGCGTACGTCGTGCACTACATTGACTTCGCGCGCTGCTGTGCGCAccaacactactagagaacagactttagaacgatgtcccaatttggcattagcctcggcatttttttgccctcgggattagaaggcctttagtcccggttggtatctccaaccgagactaaaggtccctgcccaacggctaaaccgggactaaaa
Above is a genomic segment from Miscanthus floridulus cultivar M001 chromosome 3, ASM1932011v1, whole genome shotgun sequence containing:
- the LOC136544839 gene encoding uncharacterized protein; the encoded protein is MPPPRSRAPPALPDELIEEVLLRVPPDDPASLVRAALACRRWCRLVANPAFRRRRLELHCARQPMLGFLCDGIWDGKSPSARFVPTSSFRPPHADLCGMRSLDARHGRVLFHSSVYRGYIVWNPITDQRVELPRPPLLGNRSIKATVLCAATGVCECDHLNCHSGPFIVVLVGTNDIAVGNGKVPNNMFSCIYSSESSAWSKPTYDDHPGDNFVSAHSALVGKTIFFALRSYERILKCDLGTQEMSVIRLPYVRTNTIFTDYVPIELTTLEDGRLGFARVEKSNELCLWSRGEGDDVEGWTLCKVIDLKDLFPLVDSCDLEHCLVGFAESVCVAFVAVHCGLFTIDMKSGLMKKVSEGPGICRAVPYINFCTPALEAPSRDDGQRVGISSGKGGCLKGLKS